The proteins below come from a single Alnus glutinosa chromosome 9, dhAlnGlut1.1, whole genome shotgun sequence genomic window:
- the LOC133878251 gene encoding probable histone H2A.4 has protein sequence MEKKGAGGRRGGGGPKKKPVTRSVKAGLQFPVGRIGRYLKQGRYSKRVGTGAPVYLAAVLEYLAAEVLELAGNAARDNKKNRIIPRHVLLAVRNDEELGKLLSGVTIAHGGVLPNINPILLPKKTADKAAKEPKSPSRATKSPKKA, from the exons ATGGAGAAGAAGGGTGCCGGAGGAAGAAGAGGTGGTGGGGGGCCGAAGAAGAAGCCGGTTACTCGGTCGGTAAAGGCCGGTTTGCAGTTTCCAGTGGGGAGGATAGGCCGGTACCTGAAGCAAGGGAGGTACTCGAAGCGTGTTGGGACCGGTGCTCCTGTTTACTTGGCCGCCGTGCTCGAGTACCTAGCTGCTGAA GTGCTGGAATTGGCTGGAAATGCAGCTCGTGACAACAAGAAGAACAGGATCATTCCAAGGCATGTTCTGCTTGCTGTGAGGAACGATGAAGAGCTTGGGAAGTTGCTTTCAGGTGTTACCATTGCTCACGGCGGTGTCCTTCCCAACATCAACCCCATTCTCTTGCCCAAGAAGACAGCGGACAAGGCTGCCAAAGAGCCCAAGTCTCCATCCAGGGCCACCAAGTCTC